A genomic window from Lotus japonicus ecotype B-129 chromosome 1, LjGifu_v1.2 includes:
- the LOC130730057 gene encoding uncharacterized protein LOC130730057 has protein sequence MSSSAGSRGSSGCGDGGGGGVVLGSGVSKVQKSACGNRRAMGWGNDDSVGDARKFECEYCKKVILGGIPGLKGHLEAAHKETGAHRFVSYEFELGKWEMVPLLQERWINELGEGDEGASSEGGKRKRMKGVDSPSTNIIFRKNLKGDACKTIASFFYNNAIPFSVAKSDEFKEMVDLIARHGIGFEPPSDHEIGGKYLEQQVISTKKIVEEHKIFWKRTGCSILIDGWTDQKRRTVLKFSVNCPYGTIFLKSIDAFDINKSVDKVFKMMDDIVEEVGEENVVQIVTDNNASYKAAGKMLMEKRKKLYWTPCASHCIELMFEDFEKKIPLHKETIALGKKITAYIYSRNAIISLLHQFIRGKDLVRPAMTRFATSYLTLGCLNDKKGALVKMFTCKEWKSSQFAKTKDGKFIENLVVDGRLWKNIGICLRAARPRLKVLRLVNLDEKPAMCFIYEEMHQAKEKIQKSFNGVKKRYMPLWDIIDERWDNQLHMPLRAAGYYLNLQIHYSPKFKADFEVTRGLYDCIARMGGNVEERNKIHSQLENFNNRSNYFGSDLAIGLLRKHTPGTWWDSFGFEHPELEKFAIRVTSLTCSSYGCERNWSAFEMVHSKRRNRLKQKKLNDVVFVMANSKLAKKKQARWVARPANEHNIDYLSSDDEWIVDSDENSDNFDLDTPNEHIFVQIGENAGRVVGGSKDDLEIPDFDDDEDNDDEDNDGEDDMEDDDYDGHDLKYLLDI, from the exons ATGTCATCAAGTGCTGGTTCTAGAGGGTCTAGTGGCTGTGGTGATGGGGGTGGTGGAGGTGTTGTCCTTGGGAGTGGAGTATCTAAGGTGCAGAAGAGTGCTTGTGGGAATAGAAGGGCTATGGGATGGGGTAATGATGATTCGGTTGGGGATGCGAGAAAATTTGAATGTGAATACTGTAAGAAGGTGATATTAGGAGGCATTCCTGGATTGAAGGGTCATCTGGAAGCTGCACATAAGGAAACTGGAGCTCATAGGTTTGTTAGTTATGAATTTGAGCTGGGCAAGTGGGAAATGGTGCCCTTATTGCAAGAAAGATGGATAAATGAGTTAGGGGAGGGTGATGAAGGAGCAAGTAGCGAGGGTGGGAAAAGAAAGAGGATGAAAGGGGTTGATAGTCCTTCCACCAATATCATATTTAGGAAGAATTTGAAGGGGGATGCATGCAAAACAATTGCTTCGTTTTTCTACAACAATGCTATACCTTTCAGTGTGGCAAAGAGTGATGAGTTCAAGGAAATGGTTGACTTGATTGCGCGACATGGGATAGGATTTGAGCCACCGTCTGACCATGAGATTGGAGGTAAGTATTTGGAGCAACAAGTTATTTCCACCAAGAAGATTGTCGAGGAACATAAAATCTTTTGGAAGAGAACAGGATGCAGCATATTGATTGATGGGTGGACTGACCAGAAGAGGAGGACTGTTCTGAAATTCTCGGTAAATTGTCCTTATGGAACCATTTTTTTGAAGTCTATTGATGCATTTGACATAAATAAATCAGTTGACAAAGTCTTTAAGATGATGGATGATATTGTTGAGGAGGTTGGGGAAGAAAATGTTGTCCAAATTGTCACTGACAATAATGCAAGTTACAAAGCAGCTGGAAAGATGTTGATGGAGAAAAGGAAGAAGCTATATTGGACACCTTGTGCTTCGCATTGCATCGAGTTAATGTTCGAGGATTTTGAGAAGAAGATACCGCTTCACAAGGAGACAATTGCACTTGGAAAAAAGATTACAGCCTATATCTATTCAAGGAATGCTATCATTTCGTTGTTACATCAATTTATTAGAGGAAAGGATTTGGTTAGACCGGCCATGACTCGTTTTGCCACATCTTACTTGACTTTGGGTTGCTTGAATGACAAAAAGGGGGCATTGGTAAAGATGTTCACATGCAAGGAATGGAAATCCAGCCAGTTTGCAAAGACAAAGGAtggaaaatttattgaaaatcTGGTTGTAGATGGGAGGCTTTGGAAGAATATCGGGATTTGCCTAAGGGCAGCTCGTCCTCGACTCAAAGTGCTTCGTTTGGTGAATTTAGATGAGAAGCCAGCCATGTGTTTTATTTATGAGGAAATGCACCAGGCTAAGGAGAAGATACAAAAGTCCTTCAATGGTGTAAAAAAACG TTATATGCCTCTATGGGACATCATAGATGAAAGATGGGACAACCAACTGCATATGCCTTTACGTGCTGCAGGCTACTACCTTAACCTGCAAATACATTATAGTCCTAAATTTAAAGCTGACTTTGAAGTCACACGTGGACTATATGATTGCATAGCAAGAATGGGGGGAAATGTTGAAGAAAGAAATAAGATTCATAGTCAACTTGAAAATTTCAACAATCGATCAAATTATTTTGGTAGTGATCTTGCCATTGGGCTGCTCAGGAAACATACTCCAGGAACGTGGTGGGACTCTTTTGGATTTGAGCATCCAGAGCTCGAAAAATTTGCTATCCGTGTAACAAGCTTGACATGCAGTTCGTATGGTTGTGAGCGTAATTGGAGTGCCTTTGAGATG GTCCACTCAAAGAGAAGAAATCGCTTGAAACAAAAGAAATTGAATGATGTTGTTTTTGTGATGGCTAATTCAAAATTGGCCAAGAAGAAGCAAGCTAGGTGGGTTGCTAGGCCCGCTAATGAGCATAACATTGATTATCTTTCTTCAGATGATGAATGGATTGTGGATAGTGATGAAAATTCAGATAACTTTGATTTGGATACTCCAAATGAACACATTTTTGTTCAAATTGGAGAGAATGCTGGTCGTGTTGTTGGTGGCTCTAAAGATGATTTGGAGATTCCTGATTTTGATGATGACGAGGATAATGATGATGAGGATAATGATGGAGAGGATGACATGGAAGATGATGACTATGATGGTCATGACTTGAAATATCTGCTAGATATCTAG
- the LOC130730058 gene encoding probable auxin efflux carrier component 1b: MISASDLYHVLTAVVPLYVAMILAYGSVKWWKIFSPDQCSGINRFVALFAVPLLSFHFISTNNPYAMNYRFIAADSLQKTIVLAVLLIWSRTSSRGSLEWSITLFSLSTLPNTLVMGIPLLKGMYGDASGTLMVQIVVLQCIIWYTLMLFLFEYRGARLLIVEQFPDTAGSIISFKVDSDILSLDGKEPLQTEAEVGEDGKLHVTVRKSTSSRSEIFSRRSHGPNSGVSLTPRPSNLTNAEIYSLQSSRNPTPRGSSFNHTDFYSMVNGRNVSPRQSNFGGTLGFDEESGMGKANGGGGGGGYPAPHNAGIFSPVTGKKKANGGGADGGGGKDLHMFVWSSSASPVSEGGIHVFRGADYGNDQLGGVASHQKDYDEFGHDEFSFGNRTVANGVDKEGPVLSKLGSSSTTELHPKAQGESKTATNMPPASVMTRLILIMVWRKLIRNPNTYSSLIGLTWSLVSFKWNVVMPAIVAKSISILSDAGLGMAMFSLGLFMALQPKIIACGNSVAAFTMAVRFLTGPAVMAVASIVVGLRGVLLHIAIVQAALPQGIVPFVFAKEYNVHPDILSTGVIFGMLIALPITLVYYILLGL; the protein is encoded by the exons ATGATAAGCGCTTCTGACTTGTACCATGTTCTCACTGCGGTGGTGCCACTCTACGTGGCTATGATCCTCGCCTACGGCTCAGTGAAATGGTGGAAAATCTTCAGTCCAGACCAGTGCTCTGGCATCAACCGTTTTGTTGCTCTGTTCGCAGTTCCTCTGCTTTCCTTCCACTTCATCTCCACCAACAACCCCTACGCCATGAACTACAGGTTCATCGCTGCTGATTCTCTTCAGAAAACCATAGTCCTTGCAGTTCTGCTAATCTGgtcaagaacaagctcaagagGCTCTCTGGAATGGTCCATCACTCTGTTTTCCCTGTCAACACTGCCCAACACTCTGGTCATGGGGATTCCATTGCTGAAGGGGATGTATGGTGATGCATCAGGGACATTGATGGTGCAAATCGTGGTGCTTCAGTGTATCATCTGGTACACTCTGATGCTGTTCTTGTTTGAATACAGAGGAGCCAGGCTTCTCATTGTGGAGCAGTTTCCTGACACTGCAGGGTCGATTATCTCGTTCAAGGTGGATTCTGATATTCTCTCGCTTGATGGGAAAGAGCCTCTGCAGACTGAGGCTGAGGTTGGAGAAGATGGAAAGCTTCATGTTACTGTCAGGAAATCTACCAGCTCACGCTCTGAGATTTTCTCTCGGCGTTCTCATGGACCAAACTCTGGTGTTTCACTCACTCCTCGTCCTTCAAACTTGACCAATGCTGAGATTTACTCTCTGCAATCTTCCAGGAATCCAACTCCAAGAGGGTCTAGCTTCAACCACACTGATTTCTACTCCATGGTGAATGGGAGAAACGTGAGTCCGAGGCAGAGTAACTTTGGTGGAACCTTGGGTTTTGATGAGGAAAGTGGAATGGGTAAGgctaatggtggtggtggcggtggtgggtaCCCTGCTCCTCACAATGCAGGGATTTTTTCTCCGGTGACCGGCAAGAAGAAGGCCAACGGTGGCGGCGCTGATGGCGGCGGAGGAAAGGATCTTCACATGTTTGTTTGGAGTTCAAGTGCTTCCCCTGTTTCTGAAGGTGGAATCCATGTCTTCAGAGGTGCTGATTATGGGAATGACCAGCTTGGTGGGGTAGCTTCACACCAAAAAG ATTATGATGAGTTTGGTCACGATGAGTTTAGCTTCGGAAACAGAACTGTTGCTAATGGTGTGGACAAGGAAGGACCTGTGTTGTCTAAGCTTGGTTCAAGCTCCACCACTGAGCTTCACCCAAAAGCACAGGGAGAATCCAAAACTGCCACCAACATGCCACCTGCTAGTGTCATGACTAGGCTCATTTTGATCATGGTGTGGAGAAAGCTGATTAGGAATCCTAACACTTACTCTAGCCTTATTGGTCTCACTTGGTCTTTGGTCTCATTCAA GTGGAATGTTGTTATGCCAGCAATTGTTGCTAAATCAATATCAATTCTATCTGATGCAGGCCTTGGAATGGCAATGTTTAGTCTTG GGTTGTTCATGGCGTTGCAGCCAAAGATCATTGCTTGTGGAAACTCGGTTGCTGCATTTACTATGGCAGTTCGGTTCCTCACTGGCCCTGCAGTCATGGCCGTTGCTTCAATTGTTGTAGGGCTCAGGGGTGTTCTGTTGCACATAGCTATTGTACAG gcTGCTCTGCCTCAAGGAATTGTCCCATTTGTGTTTGCTAAGGAATACAATGTTCATCCTGACATTCTCAGCACTGG GGTTATATTTGGAATGCTGATTGCTCTTCCCATTACTCTTGTTTACTACATTTTGCTGGGGCTTTGA